The DNA sequence GCACTGAAAATGGGTGTTCCTGAAAATCAATACAACAAAGTGGTCAATGCTTTGAAAGCTGATATTAAAGCAAATGACGGGCATCTGGATACCGGAATCTTTGGTACCCAATTCTTTTTTGAGGTTTTATCTGAAAATGGCTTAAATGACCTGGCTTATGAAGCCATGAATAAAAAGGATGAACCTGGGTATGGTCATTGGATTGAACTCGGATCGACTACCACACGCGAACAATGGAATGACGGTGGTTCGCACAATCACCCGATGTTTGGAGGCGGATTGGTTTGGTTTTGCCGGGAACTTGCCGGGATGAATACCGATGAGGATGAACCGGGATACAGGCACATCATTTTTAAACCTCAGCCAGTAAACGATCTTTCATTTGTAAAATATTTCACTCAGACGACTTATGGCGAAGCAGGCATCTACTGGGAAAATGAAAATGAACAGTTCTCGATGGATGTGACGGTTCCTGTTGGCAGCCATGCTACGATTTATGTTCCGGTCAGAAAAGAAAAACGAATTACAGAAAATGGAAATCAAATTACTTCGACGGGTGATGTCCGTTTTTTAAGGGACGAAGGTGGCTACCAGGTTTTTGATGTGAAAAGCGGACATTATCATTTTATTTCGGAATAAAGAAATTTTATAATTAAACCAACCGATATGAAAATCCATACTGCTTCGAAAATATTTCTTCTGATAACCATCCTTTCATTTCTTGTTTTCAAATCAAATGCTGAAACCATCCACCATGGGGAGGTTTATAAAATCATTTTCAAATCAGCTAAAACGTATTCCAATCCTTATAAAGATATACCTTCAAGTTCAGGAGGTGATCTGTTAAAAGTCACCTTTGAAGGCTATAAAGGAGAGGCTTTAAATAAGGAGATTACGATAGTAGGTTTTTGGAATGGCGGATCGGAATGGTGCGTAAATTTTGCACCGCCTTATGCCGGTGAATGGAAGTATATCTCTTTTTCACCAGAAAAAAGCATGAATGGAAAGAAGGGAAACCTGGAAGTTGTTACCTGGACCAAAGATGAACAAAACGCCAATCCAACAAGGCATGGTTTTGTCAGGGTTAATAAGACAGGAGAACAAGCCGGACATTTTTTTGAATATTCCGACGGACAGCCGTTTCTCTGGATCGGCGACACCTGGTGGAACTGGACAGACAGCCGTATTCACCTGGAAACATTCAAGCAAATGGTTGACAACCGTTCAGAAAAAGGTTTTAACATCGGTCAGCTATTTGTCCCCGGAAACGGATGGGGCAGGGAAAGTTCCTTGTTGGATGAAACTTATACCAAACTGGATACGGAACATGCAAAAAAGGTTGAGGAAATGATAAGGTATGCCAATTTGAAAGGAATCACGGTTTGGATTCATGGCTGGTGGAGCCGACCTGATCTGAACAAAACGGTTGGAGCGGAAAAAATGCAGCGCTGGTGGCGCTACCTGGTTCACAGGTTTGGAGCATACAATGTGATCTGGGTTCTTGCCGGTGAATATAACATGAACAATTATGGTGGAATGGGACTTAATTTCTGGAAAGATTTGGGCAAACTGATCAAAAAGGAAGATCCGTATGAGCGTATTGTCAGTGTTCACAATACTCCGCCATTCTGGAGTGGTGGTGCTGCAGCTCCCCAATGGGCCACCGGAAAGGTTTTACATCAGGAGGCGTGGCTCGATTACAATCAAAGTCAGGTTGGGCATGGAAAATATGCTAATGAGATGATTCCGCAGGTGGTTTCAGAAGAATATCATCTGAACCCATCGAAGCCAATTGTTGTAACAGAATGCTGGTACGAATTTACTGAAGGCAATCCGACGGCGATGGATATCCGGTTTGCTGCCTGGTCGGCTATACTTTCGGGTGCCGCCGGTCACACTTACGGAGGAGGGCATGTCTGGCTGGCAAGTGTCCCTGAAGCTCCGGGAGGAGCAGGTGCTTGGCCTTATGAAAAAGGATTTGCCCGCACAACCTATGATTATGAAGGAGCTGAATCCATGAAACATCTGGCCGAATTTTTTAAAAAAGTAAAATGGTGGAACATGGCTCCTCACCCTGAACTGGTGCAGGAATATCCGCAGCCATTTTGTCTGGCAAAACCAGGAGAGGAGTATGTGCTGTATTTGAGGTATGCCGGAACAGTAAAAGTCAGAATGGATGGTTCTGCAGCCTCAGGATATTATAAATATTATTGGTTCAATCCTGCATCGGGGCAGATTTATGATTCAAAAACTATTCAGGGTAATAGCGTTTTACAATTTGAGTGCCCCGAATCATATCCTGCAGTCCCTGAATACAAAGATTGGGTGCTATATATAGGCAGGAAATAATTGACGATGAAAGCGGGAAAATTTATTTGAAGAAAGAATGATCGACCAACTATAAACCAGCAAATCATGGATATTAAAAATCTTTTCATTTTTCTTTTTTGATTTTGGCCAGAATTTCGAAATTGTCAATTTAAAAACTGATCATCAATCTACTCCGTTAGGTTTCGACGATCCTGTTCCGGAGTTTAGCTGGGTTTTAAAATCGGACGAACGGGGAATGGAACAAACAGCTTATGAAATTCGGGTCACCGACAATCCGGAAAAATTGGATGCTGGAAAATACTTGCAATCAGGGAAAATCTCCGGTAACCAAACTTTTGGAATTCAGTATTCAGGAAAACCTTTGAAGTCGTTTACCCGGTATTTTTGGAAAGTTCGTGTTTGGGACCAAAACGATAAAGTTTCGGAATGGAGCGCTTCTTCCTAGTTCGAAACCAGCATGATAAAAACATCGGACTGGAAGGCTAAATGGATTTCAGATCCTTGGTCATTGCCTGATCAGGATTAAGACTTTTATAAGGAAACGCCCAATCCGATACTCCGAAAAGAAATTAAGCTAAAGAAAGAATTGAAATCTGCACGACTTTATATAGCCGGACTAAGAGCCTGTCGGACTTAGCTTTTTAACGTCCTTAGCTTTTCATATCTGAAATGCACTTGTTCGATATCAGTTAAATATTCAATTCTCAGTGGCCTAACTGCCAATTATATTAACTATTTTCGCTTTCTGGATTAAAGTCCGACAGACTCCTAGGTCTCGGCAGAAATTTAGATCAGACATAGAGAGCTGAAATGTCAGATAAAATCTCAACTAAATTACTTTGGCGTAAAAATCGGGATAGAACTGGATTCCCTCTATTGGAGTAAAAAATTTATGAATTGATTACTTGAAGACCATTTTAAATAAGACACCGGAACACTCATTTTACATTCAATTATGGAAGAGCTGGAATATATTGAAACCAGAAGAAAAAAATAGAAAAGGCAATTTAAAATTTATCCATAACAAAACATAAGCAAACAGTTGATGTACTGCAATTGTAGATATAAAATGCTTCAAAACGAATGACCAGTTTTACATCGTTTTTGTGGGTTCATTGACTAATCTTTTTGAAAAGAATTTGCAATAAATCAATTTGATTAGTTATTTTATCAGTTTAAAAGTTTAAAATAGTATGGGTGTTTTTTTGAAAGAAAAGCGTTGGCTGGTATATGCTATTCTAGCTGCTGCTAGTTGGGGAATTTGGGGAATTTTAACAAAGTTTATTTCCGGTGACATCAATCCTTTTGCAACCCATTTTATGTTTACTGTGGGTGCGTTGTTTACTTTACCTTTGGTACTTCGGAACTGCAAAATAAAGGAAGCGAATGTCAAAGGCATTTCCCTCGGAATTGGTGCGAGCATTCTTGCAGTAATAGGAAATGTGTCTATTTACCAGTCTTTTAATATGGGAGGACAGGCTGCTGTGATAATTCCTTTAACTAATCTTTACCCATTAATTACCATTGTAATAGCACTTCTGATTTTTAAGGAAAAGTTAAACTGGATAAATGGATTGGGTATTTTTATTGTTATTCCTGCTATACTATTGTTATCTGGCCAATCCAGCTTTTTTGATGGTTCTGATGTATTCTATAAAAATATTGAATTTCAGGTCTGGCTGATATTTGCAATTCTTACACTTTTTTTATTTGGAATCTTCAGCGCTTTGCAAAAAGTAATTTCCAATTATCTTTCTACCGGGTGGGCTTATTTAAGTTTTGTTGTTTCTTCTGTTTTGGTTTCGGTTTGTTTTTTCGCTTTTGGCCTGATCGATTTTAATTTTTCAGAAAAAACATTTTGGCTTGGATCATCAGCTGGGTTCCTTGATGGACTGGGAGTCTTATCCATTTACTGGGCCTATCAGGTCAAAGGCAAAGCCTCTAAGGTCAGTTCAATTGCTGCAGCCTTGCAGCAAGTATTTACCGTCATTTTGGCTATTGTTTTCCTAGACGAGATGCTTAGTTTAGATGCATCTATTGGTATTTTTCTTGCAATTCTGGGAGCCTATCTACTTTCGTTTGAGACGACAAAGACGAGTTAAATTCAGGATAGTTTTATTTTTCAAAATTATCTTCATATTTCAGGTCACCATTCGAATTGAACAATCTGACATAATCAAATGCACCGGAACCTTTTGTTACAAAACGGATTCCTTTAATCGATCCGAGCGGTTTTTTATACAAGCATGAAAAAATAGTATCCTGCCCATTAATAAACCTAGCCTTGTTTTCATTCAATTGAATCTTAATAATATTCCATGAAGCCATATCTGAACTTAAATTTGTTAGGTCATTGTATTTACCATTCAGGAGCACATCTCCAACCGTAACTTCCGACCATCTATGACATCCCCTTTGAACAAACATGACAGAAACCAGACCATTCTCTCCGATAATTCTGAATTCAACATCGTAGCAACTAATGCCCCCATTTTCCGGAGAATTCTTATATTTTACTTCCATTTCACTGTTATCGGCTGAAAGTCCGAAGTCTTTATATAGCATATTTTCAAGGTAATACACTGTATTTGATTTAAATCCCTGCTTGGTAAGGTCGGCAGGCGAGAGATACAAGAGGCTGTCATTATTTTGATCCATTACTTTATTTTCCAGTGGAAGTACAAATTTTCGCTGTGCAAAATTATCATTGTTAAAATAGTAACTGGTCCATCCATCTGATAGTACATGCACCTTAATAGATGAATATATTTTGCCATCTATCCACAAACGAATAGTGTAAAATCCAGGCGTTTCAAAACAATGATTAATCAAATGTCTGCTTTTATCTAGTTTTTCTATCAAAGTAGAATCTTCAGCCTCATGTTCGTCAAAATCAATGTAAATTTCCTGATTTTTAATTTTCGAAATGTCATAATTTATGGAAACGGTATAAGGTACAGTGCCTGATAAGTTATCGGCATAAAATACTGTAGACTCGTCAATGGAATGAAAATGTACAGTTAAAATAATAATAATAAATAATACTGCTACTCCTCCCAAAATGAGTATTCTTTTGTATGAACTGTTTATATTCCATTTATCTGAATGCCTGAAGTAGAATCCTGTTTTATTATTTTTTGTTTGCACAAATGACAGCCAATCTTTATATCCTAAAAACATTGCCAACGCATCTTTGGTGGCCGACTGCGGAGTATATATGTTTTTATATTTAACTTTCCCAAATAGCCTTTTAAGAGTTTGTGCACTGATGGAGATGTTTGTGTCTTCAAGTATCAGTTGGCTTAAATTCCTATATTCATTATCAGTCCACAATGAGATGCTTTCCCAATTGAGCTTTTTCTCAATTTCCTTAATAATTTCTTTTATAAAATAAACATCATTCATACTACTGGGCTATATGATGAGAGATTCTTCATTCAGTTAATAACTAAAACCCTATTGTTCAGTTGCTTAAACGAATGTATAGGTTTTGTACAAACTTTGAATACAATTGATTTGTAAATTGAAAACAAAACTGGTGTAAATTGTCAAGAAAAACAAACGGAAATTGAATTTCAAAATTCTATTTTTTAGGATTGAAACTGCGAAACTTGAATTGTTGAGTAACGAATAATTTACTAGGAAACAATGCGATATATAAATATTATTTTCATTTTGATGTGGGCCGGATTATTTCAGACTAACCAGAGTTTAGGCCAAAATGGTGTGAAGGACACAATTATTTTTTGTACACATAAAGTTGTTCTTGATAATCAGAATAAATTAATTCCATGGTTCACCCCGGTGGAAAATGCCTATGATCATTTTCTTCGCTTGAGATGGGATTTTATCAAGAACAAAGTACCAAATTCACCTGGTCCTCATCCAAGGTCGAAATATCCGCAATATTATTTTTATTGCGGTTTCAAAAATAATAATGTATTAGAGTATGATACATGGATGAACGATGTAGCTGAAAAAATGCCCAATTGGTTTGAAAATGCGCGTCTATATTATGCTTATACTGGTGATCCCAGTGTAATGACAATTGTAAAAAATATGATGGAATATTATATCACTCACGGTACAAGTCCTGCTAATTTTGTCTGGCCAAATTTCCCATACACTACCACAAATGCGGGAGACACGATCTTTCAAGGCTTTACAACTGCATCCCGGTTTAAGTTGCATGAAATACAAGTTGACCATGCAGGAGAGATGGGATTGGCTTATTACAGAATGTACCTTTATAGCGGTGAAAAGAAATACCTGAATGCCGCACTTCATGTAGCAAATGTTCTTGCCGCAAATGCAAGAATTGGTACTGCTGATAAATCGGTTTGGCCTTATCGTGTAATAATGGATTCAGGAAAGATTACTGCAGAATACGGTGCCAATTGGACTGGTTGTTATATGTTGATGGATAATTTGGTTAGAGACAATTTGGGTAATGTGGCTTTTTATAAGGAAGCTCTTATCAAAGCAAGAAATTTCATCTTGCAATTTCCTATGAAAACCGGTTATTGGACAGATGGTCATACTGATACCGATGTTAACAGCAATACCTATAAAAGTAATTTGAGTGCCAGCAATACTACACTGTGCATGTTTGATTACGCTGAATTGAATCCAAACTGGAAGGAAGATATTCCAAAATTAATCAAATGGACTGAAGACTATTTTGTTTCCAGGTCAGCTCAAGGTGAACCTTCTACGATGTGGGGAGCCAATATTGTAGGGGAACAAGACTCCTTTATGTATAAAATGGATTATCAAACGGCACGGTATGCTGCAGTTTGTGCCCGATGGTACGCGGTTTCAGGAGATGAATCCTACAAAGAAAAAGCATATCGCTCTCTTAATTGGGTGACCTATTGCAACGATTCCACCGGCAAGGCTTTCGAAAGCCCTGTCAGCAAAGGAATTTCAACCTGGTGGTCTGATTGTTACGGTGAATGTCCCCGAATGTTTTACCAGGCTTTTGCCGGTGTTCCGGAATTTGCGCCACCGCACGAAAACCACATTCTTTATTCTGAAGGGATACTTAAAAATATTAGTTATGATAAGGGTATGGTGTCGTATGTTGCAACCTCAGCCAATGGTATAGAATACCTGAGGCTGGCATTTAAGCCAAAAATGGTAAAATTAAATGGAAAAGAAATTTGGAATGACAATTCGTTGGACTCAGATACATATAAGGTTAAGAACCTGGACGGTGGTGGCTATTCTGTTATTATAAAGAGACTTAAAAAAGGAGAAGTTATCATTGTTGAATGAGATTCTCTTGTACCAATATTATAATACACTCTACACCAGAAGATAAATATGGAAGGAAATTTTGGTAATGAGTAGATTGAATTTTCAATATGAGATATTTTAAAGTAGAAACACAATTAAAAGTAAAACGATGTTAAATTTAAGATCAGACATAAAAAAGATTGGTTTATTTATCACTGGTATTTTTATTACTACCTGTCTGTTTGCACAAACAACTTCAAACAGGAATTCGGCAACGCCCGACACCATTGCCTACCACAAAGTTGTTTTGGACTATCAGTCGAAACTTATCTCCTGGATAACGCCACAATCCAAAGCTTACGACCAGTTCCTGCATCAACGTTGGAATTTTATTAAAACAAAAGTGCCAAATTCTCCGGGTCCTGCACCCAGATCAAATTATCCGCAATATTATTTCTATGCCTCTTTTGTGATAAAAGATGGGAAAATGGAAATTAAGGATTGGATGAATGATGTTGCGGAAAAACTTCCCAACTGGTTTGAAAGTGCCAGACTTTATTATGCTTATACCGGTGATTTAAGTGTAATGAAAATAGTGAAGGATCTTATGGATTACTCCCTGGAACATGGCACAAGCCCAGCAACATTTGCATGGCCAAATTTTCCATATACAACAACCAATCCTGGGGACACGGAATTTTTGGGATTCACTAGGCAGGGGCATTTGGCTCTTCACGAGGTCCAGGTTGACCATGCAGGAGATATGGGATTGGCTTATTACAGAATGTACCTTTATAGCGGTGAAAAGAAATACCTGAATGCCGCACTTCATGTAGCAAATGTTCTTGCCGCAAATGCAAGAATTGGTACTGCTGATAAATCGGTTTGGCCTTATCGTGTAATAATGGATTCAGGAAAGATTACTGCAGAATACGGTGCCAATTGGGCTGGTTGTTATATGTTGATGGATAATCTGGTTAGAGACAATTTGGGTAATGTGGCTTTTTATAAGGAAGCTCTTATCAAAGCAAGAAATTTCATCTTGCAATTTCCTATGGAAACCGGTTATTGGACAGATGGTCATACTGATACCGATGTTAACAGCAATACCTATAAAAGTAATATGAGTGCCAGCAATACTACACTGTGTATGTTTGATTACGCTGAATTGGATCCAAACTGGAAGGTAGATATTCCAAAATTAATCAAATGGACCGAAGATAATTTTGTGTTTCGCTGCGCACCCGGAGAGCCAGCAACGCAATGGGGAGCTAATATTGTAGGCGAACAGGATGGGTATTTGCCTAAAATGGATTATCAGACTGCCCGTTATGGGGCAGAATGTGCCCGTTGGTATGCCGTTTCAGGGGATAAAACGTATAAAGAAAAAGCTTATCGTTCGTTAAATTGGGTAACTTATTGCAATACTGAGGAGGGGCTGGCAAATGAAAGTCCGGTTAGTTCAATTGATACCTGGTGGTCTGATTGCTATGGTGAATGTCCAAGGATGTTTTATCAAGCTTTTGCCGCAATACCTGAATGGGCGCCGCAGGGAGAAAACCATATTCTTTATTCAGAAGGGATATTGAAGAATGTAGCCTATCAATCAAAAGAAGTTCAATATACTCCTACTAACAATATTGGAACCGAATTTTTACGACTTGATTTTAAGCCAGCTAAAATAACTATAGAAGGTACTGCGATTTCTGAAAACAGAGATGTTCATAACGACACCTATAAACTTAAGGATCTTGGGAATGGGGATTATTCCTTAATTGTCAATCATAAGCATTCTGGTAGAATTGTAATTTCAGAAAATAAGAAAGAACCATTGAATAAATAATCAATTAATAAAAAGGAGTAATAAAAAACAACCTGGATGAGGTATTGGCAGAGATTGCCGAAACCACCCCGTTCATTTACAAATATGAAAATGATAAAATAGTTATAAACCCTAAATCATTAGCCTATGGAAAGATTTAAAAGATTACAAAAGCAAAAAGCTTGCAGATGTTTGCTCCAACAACAAGCTTGCAGATGTTTGCTCCAACAACAAGCTTAAAAGTTAAACAAACAACACCTAACAGTGACATTTACTAATTCAAACATTTTAAATTTATGAAAAAAAGTAACAATGGTGCCTTTTTATTCCATCGATGGGAATTTTATGCACATGTTTTTAAAATTATGAAAATAACAATATTCCTTTTCCTGATCGCAATCGGCAGCGTTATAGCTAATTCTTCGTATTCGCAGAATACGATGTCCAATCTACAGCCTGAAAGAAGGGTAATTACGGGTAAGGTTACCGATTCTTCCGGAGCCCTGATACCCGGTGTAACCGTACTGGTAAAAGGTACAACTATTGGGACAATTACTGATGAGAATGGTAATTATTCGATTTCTAACATTACTGAAAATGCATCATTGAAATTTTCGTTTGTGGGAATGAAGACACAGGAAATAGCTATTGGATCCAGAACAACTATTAATGTGGTATTAGCTGAAGAAACAGTTGGAATTGATGAGGTTGTGGCTGTTGGTTATGGTGTACAAAAGAAAGTGAACCTTACTGGGGCTTTATCTACTGTTACATCTAAGGAACTGGAAGGCAAGTCAATTACTAACATATCCTCTGCTTTGCAAGGAACAATGGTGGGTGTAACGGCTATAGTGAACAATGGACAACCGGGCAGAGACCAAGCGACCATACGCGTTCGTGGTATTGGCACGTTAGGAAATAGTGATGCTATGATTATAGTGGATGGAATTGTAGGATTTATGAATGATATAAACCCCGCTGATATTGAATCGATAACAGTATTGAAAGATGCAGCTTCGGCTGCTATTTACGGTTCGCGGGCTGCAAATGGTGTAATATTGATCACTACAAAAAAAGGTAAAAAAGGGGAGATTACGGCTCATTACAATCTGGATTTTGGACAGCAAAAAATGACCGCTGTTCCTGATGTTCTTAATTCATGGGAGTCGTCAACACTTTACAATGAAGCACTCGTAAACGAAGGTAAATTACCCAAATACAGTGCTGCAGAAATTCAAAAATTTAAAGATGGTTCAGATCCTGAAAATTATCCTAATACAGACTGGTACAAATTATTTTGGACGGGTAATGGAATTCAGCAAAACCATTCTTTTGATATAAGCGGGGGAAACGAAAAGACCCAAAGTTATCTATCTGTGGGTTATCTTAATCAAAATGGGCTCGTTAAACAGTCAAGTAATGACCGCTATACAACACACTTTAAGATTGATACTCAATTGAGACCCCATATAAAACTAAGCAGCAAAATTGCTTATTCGCAGCAACTATTCCATGAACCTGTTAGTAATATTCATAGTCTGGATTTCGGGTTTTTACTCTTGTCACTTAACCAGACAGCCCGAGTCGTACCAAATAAAATAAATGGCTATAATGGGTACAGTGACGAAGGTAACCCTGTTGCTGTGCTTAATGGTGGTTCTAACAATTTTAACAAAACAAACCAGCTATCAGCTATTTTTCAAGCTGACGTAGAAATATTAAAAGATTTGCATTTTATACCAATGCTTGGCTACACTTCTACTATTTTACAATCAAAAACCAGAATTAATGACCTTCAATACTATGATGTTTATACTGGTGTACCAAGCATATGGCAAGGACCTAACAAAGTAGCCAGCAGCAGTAGTTTTTCCAACAATTTGACATTGCAGGCATTGCTGCAATACAATAAAACATTTGGCGAGCATGATTTGAATTTTCTGGGTGGATATTCACAGGAACATAACAAATATGATTACTTGTTTGGCAGCA is a window from the Aquipluma nitroreducens genome containing:
- a CDS encoding glycoside hydrolase family 78 protein codes for the protein MVNLKTDHQSTPLGFDDPVPEFSWVLKSDERGMEQTAYEIRVTDNPEKLDAGKYLQSGKISGNQTFGIQYSGKPLKSFTRYFWKVRVWDQNDKVSEWSASS
- a CDS encoding SusC/RagA family TonB-linked outer membrane protein: MKKSNNGAFLFHRWEFYAHVFKIMKITIFLFLIAIGSVIANSSYSQNTMSNLQPERRVITGKVTDSSGALIPGVTVLVKGTTIGTITDENGNYSISNITENASLKFSFVGMKTQEIAIGSRTTINVVLAEETVGIDEVVAVGYGVQKKVNLTGALSTVTSKELEGKSITNISSALQGTMVGVTAIVNNGQPGRDQATIRVRGIGTLGNSDAMIIVDGIVGFMNDINPADIESITVLKDAASAAIYGSRAANGVILITTKKGKKGEITAHYNLDFGQQKMTAVPDVLNSWESSTLYNEALVNEGKLPKYSAAEIQKFKDGSDPENYPNTDWYKLFWTGNGIQQNHSFDISGGNEKTQSYLSVGYLNQNGLVKQSSNDRYTTHFKIDTQLRPHIKLSSKIAYSQQLFHEPVSNIHSLDFGFLLLSLNQTARVVPNKINGYNGYSDEGNPVAVLNGGSNNFNKTNQLSAIFQADVEILKDLHFIPMLGYTSTILQSKTRINDLQYYDVYTGVPSIWQGPNKVASSSSFSNNLTLQALLQYNKTFGEHDLNFLGGYSQEHNKYDYLFGSRYGYLNNALSELDAGPVTGQQNSGNSSEYALQSIFGRINYSFRKKYLLEGNVRDDGSSRFAPSNRWAIFPSASVGWRISEEPFFEPVKKIVTDLKFRGSWGMLGNQNIGTYPYQATIASGQNYTFGGQTVDGISPINGVNANIKWESTETTDIGFDAVLLKGKASFTADYFIRNTSDILLPLPVMSAFGLNVPVINAGSVQNKGLELLAGYHLRKRDFTFDVNANVSIIKNEITSLAGTGPFPNGSTIQSVGLPINSLYGLVADGLFQNQAEIDSHADQSSMGGPVAPGDIKYKDLNNDKVIDSKDRQFLGSYFPKTTYGINISASYKGFDAVLFLQGVGGVKSFVSGRILGSLYDKNGAPTSIWWDRWTPTNPNASFPRVWNSYSQNDPSAVPSSFWVRDASYIRLKNVQIGYTLPVKLLARTGVKNARIFWTGKDILTITKFYKWVDPEAPIGGNSATYPMVMVNSLGINLTF
- a CDS encoding apiosidase-like domain-containing protein, which encodes MKIHTASKIFLLITILSFLVFKSNAETIHHGEVYKIIFKSAKTYSNPYKDIPSSSGGDLLKVTFEGYKGEALNKEITIVGFWNGGSEWCVNFAPPYAGEWKYISFSPEKSMNGKKGNLEVVTWTKDEQNANPTRHGFVRVNKTGEQAGHFFEYSDGQPFLWIGDTWWNWTDSRIHLETFKQMVDNRSEKGFNIGQLFVPGNGWGRESSLLDETYTKLDTEHAKKVEEMIRYANLKGITVWIHGWWSRPDLNKTVGAEKMQRWWRYLVHRFGAYNVIWVLAGEYNMNNYGGMGLNFWKDLGKLIKKEDPYERIVSVHNTPPFWSGGAAAPQWATGKVLHQEAWLDYNQSQVGHGKYANEMIPQVVSEEYHLNPSKPIVVTECWYEFTEGNPTAMDIRFAAWSAILSGAAGHTYGGGHVWLASVPEAPGGAGAWPYEKGFARTTYDYEGAESMKHLAEFFKKVKWWNMAPHPELVQEYPQPFCLAKPGEEYVLYLRYAGTVKVRMDGSAASGYYKYYWFNPASGQIYDSKTIQGNSVLQFECPESYPAVPEYKDWVLYIGRK
- a CDS encoding DMT family transporter, with protein sequence MKEKRWLVYAILAAASWGIWGILTKFISGDINPFATHFMFTVGALFTLPLVLRNCKIKEANVKGISLGIGASILAVIGNVSIYQSFNMGGQAAVIIPLTNLYPLITIVIALLIFKEKLNWINGLGIFIVIPAILLLSGQSSFFDGSDVFYKNIEFQVWLIFAILTLFLFGIFSALQKVISNYLSTGWAYLSFVVSSVLVSVCFFAFGLIDFNFSEKTFWLGSSAGFLDGLGVLSIYWAYQVKGKASKVSSIAAALQQVFTVILAIVFLDEMLSLDASIGIFLAILGAYLLSFETTKTS